ttcaaaattaaaaaattccaaAAATGATCATCTCaacacaaaaattttgaaaaaaatagaaaaaatatgttaaatatgaaaaattaaaattaagcaaTAGTGGTGTTTTTGAgaaaaatgccgcaaaaaattAAACTATAATGGCGTTTTTAAGataaacgccacaaaaaattAACCTACAgtgacattttttttaaaaacgccacaaaaagccATTATTTTACCCAAAAAAATCAAAATCCCGGTTGTTACTCCCTCTTCTTCTCATCCTAAATCCCCCAAATAAAATTTAGCTACTCTTTTGCTCATTCAGAACTTTTAACTCCATGCCCATTGCCATTTTTTCTACCTCAACCTCGATTCTTAAACGCCCAAATTTGGAACCCTACATTTTTCTCTGCAGAACTTTTCTTAATCCTTATTCCGTCTTTGATTTCGAGAAGCATAAGTGCAAGCGTCCAGATGGTAAACGCCACAGCCATCGTTTCCGCCGAGTCCTCATTCCATCCCTGAGTCTTCAATTGTTTTAACTATTCCAATCTCTGAGGCCAACTGTTTCAATCTCTTCTATCAAGTCTATTTACCCTCTCTCCGATCACTGTAACATTTCCATTCCCTCTTTTTATTTTCTCCAAtttatcttttcttcttctttttaatgGTGTTTAACATTTGTAACAAATTGAtgggttttttttcttttaccttttatcGAAGTGTTATAAATCATTTACTATCGATTTTCCTTTTCAGATTATGGATAAATCATTTACTATCGATTTTCCTTTTCAGATTATGGAGGTGATCATCCGTGATACGGATCTACACTGGCTTCCCATAAGGGCATGGGCACCTCGTTCGCAAGGGCACCAGTGGCCGATCTTCCGTCAGGTCCTTTTTTTGGGATTTGAACTTTTATCTTTAAAAGTTTTCTCTTTGAATGTTAAATGATTTTCCCTTCCCCTGCAGTGGCATTATAGCTACTGTTTTCGACGCTACTGGATTCCTTGGTCGTTATCTTATACAACAACTGGGTAATTTAAACTTAATCTCGTAGTTATAATTGTACATTGTTTTGCCTTAATCTGTACATTACGGAGAGCTtgctgttgttgttgttgttgttgttgttttaaggtttatttgtgtatactgatttttttttctttttattttagctAAAATGGGATCTCAGGTGTTAGTTCCCTTCAGAGGTTCCGAGGATAACCCTCGTCATCCCAAGTTGATGGGAGATTTAGGACAGGTTGCATACCTTATGGAATTGCATTTTTTCCCCTTCTTTCTTTGAATTCATATTGAAGTGCTTATTGTGttttatttggttttaatttgatatttttcttTATCAGATACTGCCAATGAAATACGATCCAAGGGATGAAAATTCAATCAAGGCTGTGATAgcaaaggctaatgttgttatcAATCTCATTAGTACACAGTGCCTTTCTTCTGATAATACCaatgaaataaatttaaatgTTGGATTTGTTCGTTTGATCAATCTTGATAATATTGGCAGGAAGAGAGTATGAGACAAGAAACTTTAGCTTTGAGGAAGTGAACCATTTCATGGCAGAACAACTGGCGGTGGTATGTTGGAACTTTTATTCATTTTGAAATTGGCACCCTTGATCTCTTGATGATGTTATTAGCATGAATTTAGATCAATTCTTGTGTATAGACTAAATGTTATTCCAGTCCCTATTTTGGACAAAGGTGTGGGGTTCGAAGTAGAAGAAAATGAGTTGTTTAGAACCTTTCAGGAAAGGAGAGTTGTGTATGCTTGCTATTTTAGACTCTATCCTATGGGTCCTTAAATTTGAATGTAAATAGCAAGTTGTTTAGCTGCATTTCCCTTTTTTCATTTGTGCTGATATTTATGACAAAGTTAAGAAACAATGTATAGTTTGTGACTTATGTTACATCATCTTCTGCTATCAACCATGTCTACTTTTAACTAAGCTTAATTTTGTAGAGTTTTTAGTTATTAATATATTAGTTTTTCCTTCTTGATTTGACACTGACATTCTTAACCATCTATAGTTTGATGATATATGAAGTGAGAACTTCTGTGTATTATGCTTTTTCATTTTTCAGTAATAAACTTCTGTGTATTATACATGACtaaatattatgatttttttttgtcattaatttttgttttgaagtttttctcatgtatttcactTTTGAATATATGCATTACGTGTTTAAGGTTGCATTTGTGGCTTTTGTCACGAGCacaatttttttaagaacaaaactGCATCCGGTAGATGAGATTAATGGCAACCTCTACCTCTCATGCCTTTTCTTCGGGGTGGTCCATATGATGTTTAATGGATTTTCTGAGCTATCCCTTCTCATATTTCGGCTTCCAGTATTTTACAAACAAAGAGATAATCTATTTCATCCTGCATGGATATGGTCCATCGTCAGTTGGAGTATTCGTGTACCTTACTCTGCTATTGAAGCTGTAGTATGGTCTTCTGTTTTATACTACACTGTTGGTTTTGCCCTTCCTGCTGGAAGGTATCACCTATTTCACTCTCTCCCATGATGTTTTTTGCTATCAGAAATTTCTTCTCATTATTTCTAGTTTTTGGATTCAGATTTTTCCGCTTCACGTTCACCCAATTTGTATTACACCAAATGGCAGTTAGTCTATTTCGAATGTTGGCTTCCCTTGCTCGAGATTTGGTCGTTGCAAATACCTTTGGGTCAGCTTCACTTGTATTTTTGTTGGGTGGATTTGTTATACCTAAAGGTATgttgtttaatatattttatttaggaaataaagataaaataatttTGTTACTGATTctttaaaagaaatatatatatatatatatatattgttgattGATTTACTCTTCTTCTTTTAGACCAAATTAAGCCATGGTGCTTCATCAACATGGTTTACCTTCTGCTAAATATTGGTATTGGCTTGGAGTTTGTGCGTcttcaaattttgaaataaatcgAATAGATTACGGTGTTATAAAAATataagtataattttatttttatttttatttttcatggaACAAAATTAACATTTCATTTTATACGGTTTTCAACTTTTTATAcacaatttttaaattatataatttgattaatttatttaaatattattataaatataataattatttaaatattatttaattaaaacaatcACGGAAATGGAGTTTATTCCCTCTACTCATTCAGATATACTGACAGCTTGGTACAAAATTTTCCTGCTTATGCAAATATCTTCATATGTCAACTTGAAAAAgctatacgtatatatatatgattatattCCCACTTGTTCAGTTCCTATCCAATCACTGATGAACTTTGTGATACTTTGGCAGGTATGACCAAGGTGTTTATTAGAGCCTGTTTTTGAGGTTTGAAATCCTTaagatttatatttatatttatgttcTGCAATTTATGTTGTCTGAAAGTTGTGATTTATGATATTCGAATGATGTATTTTAAGTTGTTTGAATGTGTTAAAGAGTTGATTTAATACAATGCTTAATGGTTTTTTATTGTTGTTCAAAGCATGATGAAATAAACATGTTAGGCGTGGTTTAATACATGCCTTGCTGACCTGTAAGGTTGTCCAAAACAAGACAAAATTTAGTTGTCTTCAAGATGTTCGAATGTGGTTGTTCAAATTGTTCTTCAAATTTTCCAAATGTGTCTTTAAGGTGCGAAAATGTCATATTAATGTTGTCCATATATGATATTGAATGCTGGAAATTTGTAGCATTTAATTTCTTGCTTGAAGTTGATTAAACCATGCTGTAAATGCAAAACATATATATGTTGTTCACATGCTAAATTAACCATTAGTGAGCTTAAAATTGATCTATTCGAATTTGTTAAATTCATTGTTCAATGTGATGTTATTTATGCTAATATATTGAGTATATTAAGCTGTGCAATTTGATGTTATATGTGGCGTTAATGTTGACTTGTTAattgcatattttattattaatttgattTAGGGTTCTGAATTTAGAAGAACCTTGTCTAACTGGAATCTGATTCTGTTATTTTGGTTGGTTCTTGCCTTCATATGTCATTCATtaacttttgtttcttttttctcaAGTTTTGAGTTTTTGTTGGATGCATGGTCCAGGATTAGCTGAATTCATGCATAGTGACTTGTTTGAGCTAACTGCTGATCTTAAAGTGTGCATTCTATCATTACTTTGTTCTATTTGTATTTTGTTAGATTTCTGGTGTAGTATGATAAGTGCGGTATTTTGTTTGATTGTTATTGATAAACTTTCTATTTGGTggcatatatatttatatcatagatattattcttctcaatattttgataatgaattttaattttttatatttttcatgacttttataatattttattttttaaaaattttatgacttttagcggcgttttttagatAAACGCCGCAAATTTTAGCTGCgttatctatagcggcgttttttatggCTTTTGTAAAAGCGTCGCAAATAGTTTTAGTGGCGTttaaaagcgtcgctaaaggccTAAAAAAACGCCTGTAAAAGTCAATTTTGCTGTAGTGTTTGGATTTTTTTTACATAATATCTAGAATTACACATAGCTCCTCTCCAACCTATAAATAGGAGTATATATAATATGATTTAGCGCACTCAAACCTACGTCCTCCTGTATTGACAATAATATTCATACCAATCAAGTTAAAACTCAATCGGCTGTGAGAgatattaaattatgatttttttgcCAAAAAATTGTAAGATTGTTACAGAAAAGAAATAGAAGAGGGAAACTATTCACGAACGTGAGGCATTTCCTTTGTCTTATTTGATGCTATAAAATATACATTATAATCTAACTTTTTAATAATGgttcattaaaataataaaaaattcttcAAAAAATGAATTCAAAGGGTCATTTTACCCAAAAAGGCCCAGtcaaaattatttacaaaaaTGAGCCAACTTTTTGATTATTTATCGGAAAGGGTCGAATTTCGTGAAAATGCGTCCATGTCAGCGCGTTCTCAGGTGATGTGTTAGCAAAACGCATCCCTGGTGAAGCATTTTGTCTACGTTAGTACAAAGCACTTCCTTGAAGGAGTGCTTTGCTGACGTGGACAAAACGCTCCCCAGAGGAcgattttttcttttttagggTTAGGATTTTTTActtggtttagggttttagggttagggtttaaagtttagtgtttataattttaaatgtttaaggttttaaggaaaaattaattaatttagggtttagggttaattaattaaattaactattaattaaaaattatttaaattagggtttagggttttaaggctaattaattaaattatgttttagtttttttaaaataactttttgtttaaggttttggaaaaaatatattagcaatataaattttttttatttttttctacagtagtatctgaaaaaatgattttgagaagacgtttctAAACAAATAGTGTCTAAAACACTTCAaacaggatgcactgtcagcaaaattactaataaaaaaagctcccacgtggatgctctttttctacagtggtatctgaaaaaataattttgagaagacgtttctgaacaaatagtgtccaaaacgcttcaagcaggatacACTGTcaacaaaattactgaaaaaagctcctacgtggacatttttttttctagagtagtatttgaaaaaataattttgagaagacgtttctAAACAAATAGTGTCCAAAACGCTTCAAGAAGGATGAACTGTcaacaaaattactgaaaaaagtTTCCAT
The Gossypium arboreum isolate Shixiya-1 chromosome 10, ASM2569848v2, whole genome shotgun sequence genome window above contains:
- the LOC108487625 gene encoding ABC transporter G family member 31-like produces the protein MAEQLAVVAFVAFVTSTIFLRTKLHPVDEINGNLYLSCLFFGVVHMMFNGFSELSLLIFRLPVFYKQRDNLFHPAWIWSIVSWSIRVPYSAIEAVVWSSVLYYTVGFALPAGRFFRFTFTQFVLHQMAVSLFRMLASLARDLVVANTFGSASLVFLLGGFVIPKGMTKVFIRACF